A window from Primulina eburnea isolate SZY01 chromosome 2, ASM2296580v1, whole genome shotgun sequence encodes these proteins:
- the LOC140823081 gene encoding protein GRAVITROPIC IN THE LIGHT 1-like, which produces MANKVSNFSDLIQRMTASSCLLHSISAIACNIEDSNSDKYKEEEDHDEEEEEEEEEEEEEEEEYEIAQNHFNVNWDGAKDEDSAAKERVVELETLMGQVFDAVSAVKRAYVSQQEAHCPWDPDKMRAADMAVVAELRRLGMLRERYRRSSGGGRMRPSAATLREVVAPYEAALEELKTEVKAKQAEVDRLGEKLKTATSFNAGRSKGKSNRRLSGSSTNQVAAAPAVELLEAAMSLVKEASKSFTSLLLSLMRSAHLDIAAAVRSIETASTTTMNNHTAATTFMDSIVGANHAKYALESYVNRKMFQGFDHETFYMDGSLSSILNPGQHRIDCFTQYRDMKAMDPVELLGILPTCRFGNFCFKKYLSIIHPKMEESLFGDLEQRRQVLDGHHPRSQFYGEFSRLAKAVWLLHLLEFSFDPPPTHFEASKGADFHSLYMESVVRISGNGNGSMVVGFPVSPGFKIVNGTIIKARVYLVPKNGR; this is translated from the exons ATGGCGAACAAAGTGTCTAATTTCTCTGATCTTATACAACGCATGACTGCATCCAGTTGCCTCCTCCACTCCATTTCCGCCATCGCCTGCAATATTGAAGACTCTAACTCAGACAAGTACAAAGAAGAGGAAGAccatgatgaagaagaagaagaagaagaagaagaagaagaagaagaagaagaagagtaCGAAATCGCTCAGAATCACTTCAATGTCAACTGGGATGGCGCTAAAGACGAGGATTCGGCGGCCAAGGAGAGAGTCGTCGAATTGGAGACTCTGATGGGCCAAGTGTTCGACGCCGTTTCGGCGGTCAAGAGGGCCTACGTTAGCCAGCAGGAGGCGCACTGCCCTTGGGATCCGGACAAAATGCGCGCCGCTGACATGGCGGTGGTGGCGGAGCTCAGGCGATTGGGGATGCTGAGAGAAAGGTACAGGCGCAGCAGCGGTGGTGGGAGAATGCGGCCGTCGGCGGCGACGCTGAGGGAGGTGGTTGCGCCGTACGAGGCTGCGTTGGAGGAGCTGAAGACGGAAGTGAAGGCGAAGCAGGCGGAGGTGGATAGGTTGGGGGAGAAGCTCAAAACGGCGACGTCTTTCAACGCAGGGAGGTCAAAGGGGAAGTCAAACCGACGACTCAGCGGCAGCTCCACCAATCAGG TTGCAGCAGCTCCAGCTGTGGAGCTACTTGAAGCAGCAATGAGTTTGGTAAAAGAAGCCTCGAAATCCTTCACATCTCTTCTCCTCTCCCTGATGCGGTCGGCTCACTTGGATATTGCTGCTGCTGTGAGATCTATAGAAACAGCCTCCACCACCACCATGAACAATCACACCGCCGCCACTACATTTATGGACTCTATAGTTGGGGCAAACCATGCAAAGTATGCTCTGGAATCTTACGTGAATCGAAAAATGTTCCAAGGCTTCGACCATGAGACGTTTTACATGGATGGTAGCCTCTCCTCTATACTCAACCCAGGGCAGCACCGTATAGACTGCTTCACTCAATACCGCGACATGAAAGCCATGGACCCCGTTGAGCTCCTAGGCATTTTACCCACTTGTAGATTTGGGAACTTCTGTTTCAAGAAGTACCTTTCGATCATTCACCCCAAGATGGAAGAGTCGTTGTTCGGGGACTTGGAACAGAGGCGTCAGGTTTTAGATGGTCACCATCCAAGGAGTCAGTTTTACGGGGAATTTTCGCGCTTGGCTAAGGCTGTTTGGCTGTTGCATTTGCTGGAATTTTCTTTCGACCCGCCCCCGACTCACTTTGAGGCAAGTAAAGGGGCGGACTTTCACTCACTCTATATGGAAAGCGTGGTGAGAATTTCTGGGAATGGCAACGGCTCAATGGTTGTGGGGTTCCCGGTGAGTCCGGGGTTTAAGATTGTCAATGGGACGATTATCAAAGCCCGGGTTTATCTGGTCCCAAAGAACGGACGATGA
- the LOC140823079 gene encoding uncharacterized protein isoform X6 yields the protein MSYSRRSRYSLSPSPYKRYSRSISRSPSRSRSRDSSDAENPGNNLYVTGLSTRVSRRDLEKHFSTEGKVEDVRLVVDPWTQESRGFGFVTMSTVGDADRCVKYLDRSVLQGRVISVEKGSCVQQLFSKLTNRIEYNEQISDCYSEGCMPCISFFLQLEGGEVGHLRLEDISGRELFVHVADLLPIREVFLRAIHLKERGVAAGHTLLVIIVDTVTTVHPIDVGHILITGVEGLIPDHVLHPTAGLLLEGEIIPTLLPITGIIHLMSATTEGIAVLHRRLLMFTNTEKVGSGLVLEAFHQC from the exons ATGTCTTACTCCAGAAGGTCAAG GTATTCTCTTTCTCCTTCCCCTTATAAGCGCTACAGTAGATCGATCTCCCGATCTCCatcaaggagcag GAGCCGTGACTCCAGTGATGCTGAAAATCCTGGAAATAATTTGTATGTGACAGGACTGTCAACTCGGGTCTCACGGAGGGACCTTGAGAAGCACTTTTCAACTGAGGGAAAG GTGGAGGATGTCCGTCTTGTAGTTGATCCTTGGACACAGGAATCTCGTGGATTTGGTTTTGTGACGATGTCTACTGTGGGGGATGCTGATCGATGTGTTAAGTACTTGGACCGCTCGGTGCTTCAAGGCAGGGTAATTTCCGTGGAGAAG GGTAGCTGTGTGCAGCAGCTCTTCTCCAAACTAACAAATCGAATCGAATACAACGAGCAAATATCAGACTGTTATTCCGAGGGTTGTATGCCCTGCATATCTTTCTTTTTGCA GCTAGAAGGCGGAGAGGTCGGACACCTACGCCTGGAAGATATCTCGGGCCGAGAACTGTTCGTG CACGTCGCCGATCTCCTACCTATTCGAGAAGTGTTTCTCCGTGCTATTCATCTGAAAGAGAGAGGGGTAGCAGCAGGTCATACTCTCCTTGTTATAATCGTCGACACCGTTACTACAGTCCATCCAATCGACGTAGGTCATATTCTCATCACAGGCGTGGAAGGTCTTATTCCCGATCACGTTCTCCATCCTACAGCAGGTCTCCTGTTAGAAGGCGAGATCATTCCTACTCTCCTACCTATCACAGGTATTATTCACCTGATGAGTGCTACTACCGAAGGCATCGCCGTTCTTCACCGGAGACTCCTGATGTTTACAAATACAGAAAAAGTCGGTTCCGGTCTCGTTCTCGAAGCATTTCACCAGTGCTAA
- the LOC140823079 gene encoding uncharacterized protein isoform X5, whose protein sequence is MSYSRRSRYSLSPSPYKRYSRSISRSPSRSRSRDSSDAENPGNNLYVTGLSTRVSRRDLEKHFSTEGKVEDVRLVVDPWTQESRGFGFVTMSTVGDADRCVKYLDRSVLQGRVISVEKARRRRGRTPTPGRYLGPRTVPRRRSPTYSRSVSPCYSSERERGSSRSYSPCYNRRHRYYSPSNRRRSYSHHRRGRSYSRSRSPSYSRSPVRRRDHSYSPTYHRYYSPDECYYRRHRRSSPETPDVYKYRKSRFRSRSRSISPVLRRYERSYSRSISPRRSRRSYSCSISPRRSPSPKYYRRSYCRSVSHGDSRSSRRHSRSPSADSTSQSE, encoded by the exons ATGTCTTACTCCAGAAGGTCAAG GTATTCTCTTTCTCCTTCCCCTTATAAGCGCTACAGTAGATCGATCTCCCGATCTCCatcaaggagcag GAGCCGTGACTCCAGTGATGCTGAAAATCCTGGAAATAATTTGTATGTGACAGGACTGTCAACTCGGGTCTCACGGAGGGACCTTGAGAAGCACTTTTCAACTGAGGGAAAG GTGGAGGATGTCCGTCTTGTAGTTGATCCTTGGACACAGGAATCTCGTGGATTTGGTTTTGTGACGATGTCTACTGTGGGGGATGCTGATCGATGTGTTAAGTACTTGGACCGCTCGGTGCTTCAAGGCAGGGTAATTTCCGTGGAGAAG GCTAGAAGGCGGAGAGGTCGGACACCTACGCCTGGAAGATATCTCGGGCCGAGAACTGTTC CACGTCGCCGATCTCCTACCTATTCGAGAAGTGTTTCTCCGTGCTATTCATCTGAAAGAGAGAGGGGTAGCAGCAGGTCATACTCTCCTTGTTATAATCGTCGACACCGTTACTACAGTCCATCCAATCGACGTAGGTCATATTCTCATCACAGGCGTGGAAGGTCTTATTCCCGATCACGTTCTCCATCCTACAGCAGGTCTCCTGTTAGAAGGCGAGATCATTCCTACTCTCCTACCTATCACAGGTATTATTCACCTGATGAGTGCTACTACCGAAGGCATCGCCGTTCTTCACCGGAGACTCCTGATGTTTACAAATACAGAAAAAGTCGGTTCCGGTCTCGTTCTCGAAGCATTTCACCAGTGCTAAGGAGATATGAAAGAAGTTACTCACGCAGCATCTCGCCCAGGCGCTCGAGGAGAAGTTACTCATGCAGCATATCACCCAGGCGCAGTCCGTCTCCGAAGTACTATAGAAGGAGCTACTGTCGAAGTGTTTCCCATGGTGACAGCCGGTCTTCACGAAGACATTCTAGGAGTCCTAGTGCCGATTCAACCTCTCAATCTGAGTAA
- the LOC140823079 gene encoding uncharacterized protein isoform X2, with the protein MSYSRRSRYSLSPSPYKRYSRSISRSPSRSRSRDSSDAENPGNNLYVTGLSTRVSRRDLEKHFSTEGKVEDVRLVVDPWTQESRGFGFVTMSTVGDADRCVKYLDRSVLQGRVISVEKGSCVQQLFSKLTNRIEYNEQISDCYSEGCMPCISFFLQYNLAVILSLILIFRFMHFPFLYLLVIYQLGNIVDHYQGVCIMVCVRVFVQARRRRGRTPTPGRYLGPRTVPRRRSPTYSRSVSPCYSSERERGSSRSYSPCYNRRHRYYSPSNRRRSYSHHRRGRSYSRSRSPSYSRSPVRRRDHSYSPTYHRYYSPDECYYRRHRRSSPETPDVYKYRKSRFRSRSRSISPVLRRYERSYSRSISPRRSRRSYSCSISPRRSPSPKYYRRSYCRSVSHGDSRSSRRHSRSPSADSTSQSE; encoded by the exons ATGTCTTACTCCAGAAGGTCAAG GTATTCTCTTTCTCCTTCCCCTTATAAGCGCTACAGTAGATCGATCTCCCGATCTCCatcaaggagcag GAGCCGTGACTCCAGTGATGCTGAAAATCCTGGAAATAATTTGTATGTGACAGGACTGTCAACTCGGGTCTCACGGAGGGACCTTGAGAAGCACTTTTCAACTGAGGGAAAG GTGGAGGATGTCCGTCTTGTAGTTGATCCTTGGACACAGGAATCTCGTGGATTTGGTTTTGTGACGATGTCTACTGTGGGGGATGCTGATCGATGTGTTAAGTACTTGGACCGCTCGGTGCTTCAAGGCAGGGTAATTTCCGTGGAGAAG GGTAGCTGTGTGCAGCAGCTCTTCTCCAAACTAACAAATCGAATCGAATACAACGAGCAAATATCAGACTGTTATTCCGAGGGTTGTATGCCCTGCATATCTTTCTTTTTGCAGTATAATCTTGCTGTTATTTTGTCCCTTATATTAATTTTCAGATTCATGCATTTCCCTTTTCTGTATTTGCTAGTCATTTATCAATTAGGAAACATAGTTGATCATTATCAGGGAGTCTGTATCATGGTTTGTGTGCGTGTTTTTGTGCAGGCTAGAAGGCGGAGAGGTCGGACACCTACGCCTGGAAGATATCTCGGGCCGAGAACTGTTC CACGTCGCCGATCTCCTACCTATTCGAGAAGTGTTTCTCCGTGCTATTCATCTGAAAGAGAGAGGGGTAGCAGCAGGTCATACTCTCCTTGTTATAATCGTCGACACCGTTACTACAGTCCATCCAATCGACGTAGGTCATATTCTCATCACAGGCGTGGAAGGTCTTATTCCCGATCACGTTCTCCATCCTACAGCAGGTCTCCTGTTAGAAGGCGAGATCATTCCTACTCTCCTACCTATCACAGGTATTATTCACCTGATGAGTGCTACTACCGAAGGCATCGCCGTTCTTCACCGGAGACTCCTGATGTTTACAAATACAGAAAAAGTCGGTTCCGGTCTCGTTCTCGAAGCATTTCACCAGTGCTAAGGAGATATGAAAGAAGTTACTCACGCAGCATCTCGCCCAGGCGCTCGAGGAGAAGTTACTCATGCAGCATATCACCCAGGCGCAGTCCGTCTCCGAAGTACTATAGAAGGAGCTACTGTCGAAGTGTTTCCCATGGTGACAGCCGGTCTTCACGAAGACATTCTAGGAGTCCTAGTGCCGATTCAACCTCTCAATCTGAGTAA
- the LOC140823079 gene encoding serine/arginine-rich splicing factor SR45a-like isoform X4 — MSYSRRSRYSLSPSPYKRYSRSISRSPSRSRSRDSSDAENPGNNLYVTGLSTRVSRRDLEKHFSTEGKVEDVRLVVDPWTQESRGFGFVTMSTVGDADRCVKYLDRSVLQGRVISVEKARRRRGRTPTPGRYLGPRTVRARRRSPTYSRSVSPCYSSERERGSSRSYSPCYNRRHRYYSPSNRRRSYSHHRRGRSYSRSRSPSYSRSPVRRRDHSYSPTYHRYYSPDECYYRRHRRSSPETPDVYKYRKSRFRSRSRSISPVLRRYERSYSRSISPRRSRRSYSCSISPRRSPSPKYYRRSYCRSVSHGDSRSSRRHSRSPSADSTSQSE, encoded by the exons ATGTCTTACTCCAGAAGGTCAAG GTATTCTCTTTCTCCTTCCCCTTATAAGCGCTACAGTAGATCGATCTCCCGATCTCCatcaaggagcag GAGCCGTGACTCCAGTGATGCTGAAAATCCTGGAAATAATTTGTATGTGACAGGACTGTCAACTCGGGTCTCACGGAGGGACCTTGAGAAGCACTTTTCAACTGAGGGAAAG GTGGAGGATGTCCGTCTTGTAGTTGATCCTTGGACACAGGAATCTCGTGGATTTGGTTTTGTGACGATGTCTACTGTGGGGGATGCTGATCGATGTGTTAAGTACTTGGACCGCTCGGTGCTTCAAGGCAGGGTAATTTCCGTGGAGAAG GCTAGAAGGCGGAGAGGTCGGACACCTACGCCTGGAAGATATCTCGGGCCGAGAACTGTTCGTG CACGTCGCCGATCTCCTACCTATTCGAGAAGTGTTTCTCCGTGCTATTCATCTGAAAGAGAGAGGGGTAGCAGCAGGTCATACTCTCCTTGTTATAATCGTCGACACCGTTACTACAGTCCATCCAATCGACGTAGGTCATATTCTCATCACAGGCGTGGAAGGTCTTATTCCCGATCACGTTCTCCATCCTACAGCAGGTCTCCTGTTAGAAGGCGAGATCATTCCTACTCTCCTACCTATCACAGGTATTATTCACCTGATGAGTGCTACTACCGAAGGCATCGCCGTTCTTCACCGGAGACTCCTGATGTTTACAAATACAGAAAAAGTCGGTTCCGGTCTCGTTCTCGAAGCATTTCACCAGTGCTAAGGAGATATGAAAGAAGTTACTCACGCAGCATCTCGCCCAGGCGCTCGAGGAGAAGTTACTCATGCAGCATATCACCCAGGCGCAGTCCGTCTCCGAAGTACTATAGAAGGAGCTACTGTCGAAGTGTTTCCCATGGTGACAGCCGGTCTTCACGAAGACATTCTAGGAGTCCTAGTGCCGATTCAACCTCTCAATCTGAGTAA
- the LOC140823079 gene encoding uncharacterized protein isoform X1, translating to MSYSRRSRYSLSPSPYKRYSRSISRSPSRSRSRDSSDAENPGNNLYVTGLSTRVSRRDLEKHFSTEGKVEDVRLVVDPWTQESRGFGFVTMSTVGDADRCVKYLDRSVLQGRVISVEKGSCVQQLFSKLTNRIEYNEQISDCYSEGCMPCISFFLQYNLAVILSLILIFRFMHFPFLYLLVIYQLGNIVDHYQGVCIMVCVRVFVQARRRRGRTPTPGRYLGPRTVRARRRSPTYSRSVSPCYSSERERGSSRSYSPCYNRRHRYYSPSNRRRSYSHHRRGRSYSRSRSPSYSRSPVRRRDHSYSPTYHRYYSPDECYYRRHRRSSPETPDVYKYRKSRFRSRSRSISPVLRRYERSYSRSISPRRSRRSYSCSISPRRSPSPKYYRRSYCRSVSHGDSRSSRRHSRSPSADSTSQSE from the exons ATGTCTTACTCCAGAAGGTCAAG GTATTCTCTTTCTCCTTCCCCTTATAAGCGCTACAGTAGATCGATCTCCCGATCTCCatcaaggagcag GAGCCGTGACTCCAGTGATGCTGAAAATCCTGGAAATAATTTGTATGTGACAGGACTGTCAACTCGGGTCTCACGGAGGGACCTTGAGAAGCACTTTTCAACTGAGGGAAAG GTGGAGGATGTCCGTCTTGTAGTTGATCCTTGGACACAGGAATCTCGTGGATTTGGTTTTGTGACGATGTCTACTGTGGGGGATGCTGATCGATGTGTTAAGTACTTGGACCGCTCGGTGCTTCAAGGCAGGGTAATTTCCGTGGAGAAG GGTAGCTGTGTGCAGCAGCTCTTCTCCAAACTAACAAATCGAATCGAATACAACGAGCAAATATCAGACTGTTATTCCGAGGGTTGTATGCCCTGCATATCTTTCTTTTTGCAGTATAATCTTGCTGTTATTTTGTCCCTTATATTAATTTTCAGATTCATGCATTTCCCTTTTCTGTATTTGCTAGTCATTTATCAATTAGGAAACATAGTTGATCATTATCAGGGAGTCTGTATCATGGTTTGTGTGCGTGTTTTTGTGCAGGCTAGAAGGCGGAGAGGTCGGACACCTACGCCTGGAAGATATCTCGGGCCGAGAACTGTTCGTG CACGTCGCCGATCTCCTACCTATTCGAGAAGTGTTTCTCCGTGCTATTCATCTGAAAGAGAGAGGGGTAGCAGCAGGTCATACTCTCCTTGTTATAATCGTCGACACCGTTACTACAGTCCATCCAATCGACGTAGGTCATATTCTCATCACAGGCGTGGAAGGTCTTATTCCCGATCACGTTCTCCATCCTACAGCAGGTCTCCTGTTAGAAGGCGAGATCATTCCTACTCTCCTACCTATCACAGGTATTATTCACCTGATGAGTGCTACTACCGAAGGCATCGCCGTTCTTCACCGGAGACTCCTGATGTTTACAAATACAGAAAAAGTCGGTTCCGGTCTCGTTCTCGAAGCATTTCACCAGTGCTAAGGAGATATGAAAGAAGTTACTCACGCAGCATCTCGCCCAGGCGCTCGAGGAGAAGTTACTCATGCAGCATATCACCCAGGCGCAGTCCGTCTCCGAAGTACTATAGAAGGAGCTACTGTCGAAGTGTTTCCCATGGTGACAGCCGGTCTTCACGAAGACATTCTAGGAGTCCTAGTGCCGATTCAACCTCTCAATCTGAGTAA
- the LOC140823079 gene encoding uncharacterized protein isoform X7 — protein sequence MSYSRRSRYSLSPSPYKRYSRSISRSPSRSRSRDSSDAENPGNNLYVTGLSTRVSRRDLEKHFSTEGKVEDVRLVVDPWTQESRGFGFVTMSTVGDADRCVKYLDRSVLQGRVISVEKGSCVQQLFSKLTNRIEYNEQISDCYSEGCMPCISFFLQLEGGEVGHLRLEDISGRELFHVADLLPIREVFLRAIHLKERGVAAGHTLLVIIVDTVTTVHPIDVGHILITGVEGLIPDHVLHPTAGLLLEGEIIPTLLPITGIIHLMSATTEGIAVLHRRLLMFTNTEKVGSGLVLEAFHQC from the exons ATGTCTTACTCCAGAAGGTCAAG GTATTCTCTTTCTCCTTCCCCTTATAAGCGCTACAGTAGATCGATCTCCCGATCTCCatcaaggagcag GAGCCGTGACTCCAGTGATGCTGAAAATCCTGGAAATAATTTGTATGTGACAGGACTGTCAACTCGGGTCTCACGGAGGGACCTTGAGAAGCACTTTTCAACTGAGGGAAAG GTGGAGGATGTCCGTCTTGTAGTTGATCCTTGGACACAGGAATCTCGTGGATTTGGTTTTGTGACGATGTCTACTGTGGGGGATGCTGATCGATGTGTTAAGTACTTGGACCGCTCGGTGCTTCAAGGCAGGGTAATTTCCGTGGAGAAG GGTAGCTGTGTGCAGCAGCTCTTCTCCAAACTAACAAATCGAATCGAATACAACGAGCAAATATCAGACTGTTATTCCGAGGGTTGTATGCCCTGCATATCTTTCTTTTTGCA GCTAGAAGGCGGAGAGGTCGGACACCTACGCCTGGAAGATATCTCGGGCCGAGAACTGTTC CACGTCGCCGATCTCCTACCTATTCGAGAAGTGTTTCTCCGTGCTATTCATCTGAAAGAGAGAGGGGTAGCAGCAGGTCATACTCTCCTTGTTATAATCGTCGACACCGTTACTACAGTCCATCCAATCGACGTAGGTCATATTCTCATCACAGGCGTGGAAGGTCTTATTCCCGATCACGTTCTCCATCCTACAGCAGGTCTCCTGTTAGAAGGCGAGATCATTCCTACTCTCCTACCTATCACAGGTATTATTCACCTGATGAGTGCTACTACCGAAGGCATCGCCGTTCTTCACCGGAGACTCCTGATGTTTACAAATACAGAAAAAGTCGGTTCCGGTCTCGTTCTCGAAGCATTTCACCAGTGCTAA
- the LOC140823079 gene encoding uncharacterized protein isoform X3, which translates to MSYSRRSRSRDSSDAENPGNNLYVTGLSTRVSRRDLEKHFSTEGKVEDVRLVVDPWTQESRGFGFVTMSTVGDADRCVKYLDRSVLQGRVISVEKGSCVQQLFSKLTNRIEYNEQISDCYSEGCMPCISFFLQYNLAVILSLILIFRFMHFPFLYLLVIYQLGNIVDHYQGVCIMVCVRVFVQARRRRGRTPTPGRYLGPRTVRARRRSPTYSRSVSPCYSSERERGSSRSYSPCYNRRHRYYSPSNRRRSYSHHRRGRSYSRSRSPSYSRSPVRRRDHSYSPTYHRYYSPDECYYRRHRRSSPETPDVYKYRKSRFRSRSRSISPVLRRYERSYSRSISPRRSRRSYSCSISPRRSPSPKYYRRSYCRSVSHGDSRSSRRHSRSPSADSTSQSE; encoded by the exons ATGTCTTACTCCAGAAGGTCAAG GAGCCGTGACTCCAGTGATGCTGAAAATCCTGGAAATAATTTGTATGTGACAGGACTGTCAACTCGGGTCTCACGGAGGGACCTTGAGAAGCACTTTTCAACTGAGGGAAAG GTGGAGGATGTCCGTCTTGTAGTTGATCCTTGGACACAGGAATCTCGTGGATTTGGTTTTGTGACGATGTCTACTGTGGGGGATGCTGATCGATGTGTTAAGTACTTGGACCGCTCGGTGCTTCAAGGCAGGGTAATTTCCGTGGAGAAG GGTAGCTGTGTGCAGCAGCTCTTCTCCAAACTAACAAATCGAATCGAATACAACGAGCAAATATCAGACTGTTATTCCGAGGGTTGTATGCCCTGCATATCTTTCTTTTTGCAGTATAATCTTGCTGTTATTTTGTCCCTTATATTAATTTTCAGATTCATGCATTTCCCTTTTCTGTATTTGCTAGTCATTTATCAATTAGGAAACATAGTTGATCATTATCAGGGAGTCTGTATCATGGTTTGTGTGCGTGTTTTTGTGCAGGCTAGAAGGCGGAGAGGTCGGACACCTACGCCTGGAAGATATCTCGGGCCGAGAACTGTTCGTG CACGTCGCCGATCTCCTACCTATTCGAGAAGTGTTTCTCCGTGCTATTCATCTGAAAGAGAGAGGGGTAGCAGCAGGTCATACTCTCCTTGTTATAATCGTCGACACCGTTACTACAGTCCATCCAATCGACGTAGGTCATATTCTCATCACAGGCGTGGAAGGTCTTATTCCCGATCACGTTCTCCATCCTACAGCAGGTCTCCTGTTAGAAGGCGAGATCATTCCTACTCTCCTACCTATCACAGGTATTATTCACCTGATGAGTGCTACTACCGAAGGCATCGCCGTTCTTCACCGGAGACTCCTGATGTTTACAAATACAGAAAAAGTCGGTTCCGGTCTCGTTCTCGAAGCATTTCACCAGTGCTAAGGAGATATGAAAGAAGTTACTCACGCAGCATCTCGCCCAGGCGCTCGAGGAGAAGTTACTCATGCAGCATATCACCCAGGCGCAGTCCGTCTCCGAAGTACTATAGAAGGAGCTACTGTCGAAGTGTTTCCCATGGTGACAGCCGGTCTTCACGAAGACATTCTAGGAGTCCTAGTGCCGATTCAACCTCTCAATCTGAGTAA